The following are encoded in a window of Persicobacter psychrovividus genomic DNA:
- a CDS encoding right-handed parallel beta-helix repeat-containing protein has translation MTNFFKILTFSLFAFGLFSCTKDQLDIGDIDAHLPATKTQIANATILKSSPWFTESASANEEVFKDLKLTFEAEAHNKGGALKAENMEEGIFGDSWLFDKESAVDLLLKGDFSTAKISEIAEESLTLTFEYGGKETTLVMNHEGGEETPDEDEATEEQIEVATNIAHKWQVNRIVDGDMALKDLVFTFTADENSLGGTITVEGDDFNGLMADKWEFDGDSHSTIIVGGTIEEMNIIEAEDGTLSVDFTNGNDAYEMEFKHWVEKMDSDLYVTADGAGLMNGEDFDNALAANKENGLQEAYDMLPAGFTLYIGGGNYDVVQHLEILEGNKNIVGVDNGDGFPVFVGPRSFGGESEDVFIQLEASDVTISFLNIKKYYRAIKMGDEGSKYMNTTLRGLHFEEVFQAIFLTDVTGLSMDEITVVSHGKNGIRIEDASDINLDRVSVTGSKAAFDLEDDSQEGLKFVNCSNVVMTEITSTHNHHERSGDWNGHGIDIDENCANVSITGAILSDNTGQGLNIAAAGASLENIVSIRNRENFSIKGYGTTNMVNCASLYAKNHRGEGQLYGVRVGQGRGAQPIIVNMTNCTLYNSGDYWGSEARIEQQSTVTMTDCIIAKNIGSRVMTDTKQDAEFIFDGTILSNANNAEDGSDAVPNFNNDDAEWNGQGDAFNSQVYPTKGFRQN, from the coding sequence ATGACAAATTTTTTCAAAATACTAACGTTCAGCCTTTTTGCATTCGGGCTGTTCTCTTGTACCAAAGATCAACTCGACATCGGAGATATCGATGCGCACTTACCAGCAACCAAAACACAGATCGCCAACGCGACTATTCTTAAAAGTAGTCCTTGGTTTACGGAGTCTGCCTCTGCAAACGAGGAAGTTTTCAAAGACCTAAAGCTGACTTTCGAAGCCGAAGCCCACAATAAAGGCGGCGCACTGAAAGCGGAAAACATGGAAGAAGGGATCTTTGGCGACAGCTGGTTGTTCGACAAAGAAAGTGCCGTGGATCTATTGTTGAAAGGGGATTTCAGTACTGCGAAAATCTCGGAAATCGCCGAGGAAAGCTTAACACTTACTTTCGAATATGGTGGCAAAGAAACCACTTTGGTGATGAACCATGAAGGTGGTGAGGAAACACCTGACGAAGACGAAGCAACAGAAGAGCAAATTGAAGTGGCGACCAACATTGCCCACAAATGGCAGGTGAACAGAATCGTTGATGGCGATATGGCACTGAAAGATTTGGTATTCACTTTCACGGCTGATGAGAACAGTCTGGGTGGTACAATCACTGTCGAAGGCGATGATTTCAACGGTCTGATGGCCGATAAATGGGAATTCGACGGCGATAGCCATAGCACCATCATTGTCGGTGGAACGATCGAGGAGATGAACATCATTGAAGCCGAAGACGGAACATTAAGCGTAGATTTCACCAACGGAAATGACGCTTACGAAATGGAATTCAAGCACTGGGTAGAAAAAATGGACAGCGATCTTTATGTTACGGCTGATGGTGCTGGACTGATGAACGGTGAAGATTTTGATAATGCCTTGGCTGCCAACAAAGAGAATGGACTGCAAGAAGCTTACGACATGCTGCCTGCAGGATTTACATTGTATATCGGTGGTGGAAACTACGATGTGGTACAGCATTTGGAGATCCTTGAAGGTAACAAGAACATCGTAGGGGTGGATAATGGCGATGGATTCCCTGTTTTTGTGGGTCCTCGTTCTTTTGGCGGTGAAAGTGAAGATGTTTTCATTCAGTTAGAAGCAAGTGATGTAACAATTTCCTTCCTGAACATTAAAAAGTACTACCGTGCAATAAAAATGGGCGATGAAGGAAGTAAGTACATGAATACGACCTTAAGAGGTTTGCATTTCGAGGAGGTCTTCCAGGCTATTTTCTTAACAGATGTTACAGGTTTATCGATGGACGAAATAACAGTAGTGAGCCATGGGAAAAACGGTATCCGTATCGAAGATGCTTCTGATATTAACCTTGACAGGGTGTCTGTTACGGGTTCAAAAGCAGCATTTGATTTGGAAGATGATAGTCAAGAAGGTTTGAAGTTTGTGAACTGCTCAAATGTAGTAATGACTGAGATCACAAGTACGCATAACCACCATGAGCGTAGTGGCGATTGGAATGGTCATGGTATTGATATCGATGAAAATTGTGCTAATGTATCCATTACTGGGGCAATTCTTTCTGACAATACGGGCCAGGGGTTAAATATTGCTGCTGCTGGCGCTTCATTGGAGAATATTGTTTCCATAAGAAATAGAGAGAACTTCTCGATCAAGGGTTATGGAACGACAAACATGGTGAATTGTGCCTCTTTGTATGCCAAAAATCACCGTGGCGAAGGGCAGTTGTATGGTGTTCGTGTGGGCCAAGGACGTGGTGCGCAGCCGATCATTGTAAACATGACCAATTGTACATTGTATAATTCAGGTGATTACTGGGGTTCTGAGGCGCGTATTGAGCAGCAATCAACGGTAACAATGACTGATTGTATCATTGCAAAAAATATCGGTAGCCGCGTGATGACCGATACGAAGCAGGATGCTGAATTCATTTTCGATGGCACGATCTTGTCTAATGCGAATAATGCAGAAGA
- a CDS encoding RagB/SusD family nutrient uptake outer membrane protein: MTKYKNIFTCGLLLLMMSMSGCADFLDLSPTDSQTEDSFYQNRDEAFRALMGVYEPLRSQRLDGNHYNIGNLIFDSQSDDAYVGAKDAADRGYMKALVRFGDSRFGDPSASNVLALNFWTKNYGGISRANVLLERYDQIEFKDREREDKENFYGETLFLRAHYYYELLRVYENIPLILTQPRGDEWKEIEQATPAQAYAQVTSDMLQAIDMMAPTMGGGNLGRLTQWAAKAELLKMYMFYTGYYQSAELPTLEGPAFTKADAIALAEDIINNSGARLEPEFKDIFTEKGNFGMETLFEIPFSDTGISGAWRDDALGNFLCTMAGPRDFTASQNVIRDGWGHNIPSHELVDLFTADDKRSSATFITADSLINEAVASGSSISPRNMMSVGYNNTGYFSFKYTSHYEFQTDVDHRFNYAQNIHYIRFADVLLMAAELNLDANSAKSVQYVNMVRNRAGLDNLTSVDLDAIYLERRKELAMEGHRYFDVLRRGLDYADQQLTVTSYTLREPSMAGVPSTGDGGIADDFLVTFDQSKRGFWPIPQQERDLNPKLNQNPGW; encoded by the coding sequence ATGACTAAATATAAAAATATATTCACTTGTGGGCTGTTGTTACTGATGATGTCAATGTCAGGATGTGCGGATTTCCTTGACCTGTCGCCAACAGATTCACAAACAGAAGATTCTTTTTACCAAAACCGCGATGAGGCTTTCAGAGCCCTGATGGGGGTTTATGAGCCTTTGCGTTCTCAGCGATTGGACGGTAACCATTACAATATTGGCAACCTGATCTTCGATTCGCAGTCCGATGATGCCTACGTTGGTGCCAAAGATGCTGCCGACCGTGGTTACATGAAGGCGTTGGTAAGATTTGGAGATTCCCGATTTGGGGACCCTTCGGCTTCCAATGTTTTGGCGCTGAATTTCTGGACCAAGAATTATGGTGGGATCAGCCGCGCAAACGTGTTGCTGGAACGTTATGATCAGATTGAGTTCAAAGACCGCGAGCGCGAGGACAAAGAGAATTTCTATGGTGAAACCCTTTTCCTCAGAGCACATTACTACTATGAGTTGTTGCGTGTGTATGAAAACATTCCATTGATACTTACACAGCCTCGTGGAGATGAGTGGAAAGAGATCGAGCAGGCAACACCAGCGCAGGCTTACGCACAGGTTACTTCGGATATGTTGCAGGCTATCGATATGATGGCCCCAACAATGGGGGGTGGTAACCTTGGCCGTTTAACGCAATGGGCTGCCAAGGCTGAGTTGCTGAAAATGTACATGTTCTATACGGGTTACTACCAGTCGGCAGAGTTGCCAACATTGGAAGGCCCAGCCTTCACCAAAGCCGATGCAATCGCTTTGGCAGAAGATATCATCAACAATTCAGGTGCCCGTTTGGAGCCAGAATTCAAGGATATCTTTACAGAAAAAGGGAACTTTGGAATGGAAACCCTTTTCGAAATTCCTTTCTCAGATACTGGTATCTCCGGCGCTTGGCGTGATGATGCCCTGGGTAACTTCTTGTGTACCATGGCTGGCCCACGTGATTTCACCGCAAGTCAGAATGTAATTCGTGATGGCTGGGGACATAACATCCCTTCTCATGAATTGGTAGATCTTTTTACTGCGGATGACAAGCGCTCTTCAGCGACCTTCATCACGGCGGATTCACTGATCAACGAGGCCGTAGCGTCAGGTTCTTCGATCTCTCCAAGAAACATGATGAGCGTAGGGTATAACAATACAGGTTATTTCTCTTTCAAATACACCTCACATTATGAGTTCCAGACTGATGTCGATCACCGATTCAACTACGCACAGAACATTCATTATATCCGTTTTGCCGACGTTCTTTTGATGGCTGCGGAATTGAACCTGGATGCCAACAGCGCGAAATCTGTTCAGTATGTGAACATGGTGCGTAACCGTGCCGGATTGGACAACCTTACTTCAGTGGACTTGGATGCCATCTACCTGGAGCGTCGTAAAGAGCTGGCAATGGAAGGTCATCGCTACTTCGATGTGTTGCGCCGTGGGTTGGATTATGCCGATCAGCAGTTGACCGTTACTTCTTACACCTTGCGCGAGCCATCAATGGCGGGCGTACCTTCAACAGGTGATGGCGGTATTGCGGACGACTTCCTGGTAACTTTTGATCAGTCAAAAAGAGGTTTCTGGCCGATCCCTCAGCAGGAACGTGATTTGAACCCTAAACTGAATCAAAACCCTGGTTGGTAA
- a CDS encoding TonB-dependent receptor encodes MASSKYASNKKFVIKERRISIEQIIQYIEQESDFYFFYEDSQPALKRVVNANFEQATVDEILTDVLKGTDLVYEVVDKYVAIKKKGQKSNAPVAAPKAAQQETIDVSGTVLDEDGEGMPGVSIVVKGTTTGTVTDYMGQYTLKNVTIGDVLVYSFVGYNSQEIPARESVVDVKMSANVTQLEELVVVGYGVQKKSVVTGAIASVSPEEITAMPVSGVDQALQGRTAGVDVMNNSGAPGAGVQIRVRGVGTNGDSSPLYIVDGLVVTSIANVNPNDIESMEVLKDAASAAIYGSRGANGVVLITTKKGQEGAIKVSYDGYYGVQNAWKTVDVLDARQYMAMQNEVNFNDGRNPLYSRYQIENPENNTDWQSHLFTPNAPIQNHNVSMTGGSKYSTFAISAGYFGQQGIIGGDQSAFDRINLRMNSEHKITSRITFGENLSIVSTSRKTVDSGLNQSTLLDPLTPHTVTNPRDIRDYDNLPHNPVRDGNGNYYGISSLLPELYNPAAKHATTFNENFSRQVQGNFYGKVKIIEGLEFKSDFGFRWQNQEWRDYTPVNYLSSMIQNPVNSVSQTASSDAYWQWENVLTYNKNIGTKHTIGGVLGTSMINNTIKTQTGYRTNINPADWNTGWLDNGANDQSQRTGGSFLENRLLSYFGRVNYDYDERYMFTATVRYDGSSRFGENNRFGVFPSISAGWNVHNESFFNSSIINHFKVRGSWGQVGNEAIGRFNFLSTVGQMDANNGGALAYPMGPDGTPINVIVVNRAANPDLKWETSEQSNVGVDLGFLDDKFMFTTEYYNKTTKDLLSEQPVPGYVGQPNPMGNIGTIRNQGVELSLNYRKNTGDFNFDIRGNIAFNRNEVTEFNNADGFINGWRNFYKYDGATRMQVGHSLPFFAGYQTNGIFQNQQEIEDYVNADGQPIQPDARPGDIRFVDTNGDGEISADDYVDLGSNIPDFNYGINFNASYKNFDFSMFWQGVQGGSILNINRQLHLGAQNYWSRSLERWTGEGSTNSYPRATQQDPNQNYTRINDMVHVEDGSYLRLKNMQIGYVLPEHIAAKIGAERVRVYISGQNLLTFTKYTGFDPEVGQMSSWRNQGLDIGNYPQARTYLLGVNVSF; translated from the coding sequence ATCCAATACATTGAACAGGAGTCTGACTTTTATTTTTTCTATGAGGACAGCCAGCCGGCACTCAAGCGTGTAGTGAATGCCAATTTTGAGCAGGCTACCGTTGATGAAATTTTAACCGATGTGTTAAAAGGGACAGATTTAGTCTATGAGGTAGTGGACAAATATGTCGCTATCAAGAAAAAGGGACAAAAAAGCAATGCGCCAGTTGCGGCTCCTAAGGCAGCACAGCAGGAAACCATTGATGTTTCCGGAACCGTTCTTGATGAGGACGGGGAAGGTATGCCAGGGGTTTCTATTGTTGTAAAAGGAACAACCACAGGTACTGTAACTGATTATATGGGGCAGTACACCCTCAAGAATGTTACTATTGGTGATGTGTTGGTTTACTCTTTTGTAGGGTATAACTCGCAGGAAATTCCTGCACGCGAGTCGGTAGTGGATGTAAAAATGAGTGCCAACGTTACACAGCTTGAAGAGTTGGTGGTTGTTGGTTACGGTGTTCAGAAAAAATCCGTGGTAACGGGCGCGATTGCGTCGGTATCTCCTGAGGAGATCACCGCAATGCCTGTTTCGGGTGTGGATCAGGCTTTGCAGGGACGTACCGCCGGTGTGGATGTAATGAATAATTCTGGTGCGCCAGGTGCTGGTGTTCAGATCCGCGTTCGTGGGGTCGGGACCAACGGAGATTCTTCTCCACTTTATATTGTTGATGGTTTGGTGGTAACTTCAATTGCCAATGTAAACCCGAACGATATTGAGTCGATGGAAGTACTGAAGGATGCGGCTTCGGCAGCGATCTACGGTTCTCGTGGTGCGAACGGGGTTGTTTTGATTACAACCAAAAAAGGGCAGGAAGGAGCCATTAAGGTTTCTTACGATGGTTATTATGGTGTTCAGAATGCCTGGAAGACCGTAGATGTTCTGGATGCTCGACAATATATGGCCATGCAGAATGAGGTGAATTTCAATGACGGACGTAACCCATTGTATTCACGTTACCAGATCGAAAATCCTGAGAACAATACCGATTGGCAGAGTCATTTATTTACGCCAAATGCACCGATTCAGAACCATAACGTATCGATGACGGGCGGTAGCAAATATTCTACTTTTGCCATCAGTGCCGGATATTTCGGTCAGCAGGGTATCATCGGTGGCGATCAGTCAGCTTTCGATCGTATCAACCTGCGAATGAATTCAGAGCATAAAATCACCTCCCGCATTACTTTCGGGGAGAATTTGTCGATCGTTTCTACTTCCCGCAAAACGGTGGATTCTGGATTGAACCAGTCTACTTTGCTGGATCCATTAACGCCGCATACGGTAACCAACCCACGTGATATCCGCGATTACGACAACCTGCCACACAACCCCGTGCGCGATGGAAACGGTAACTACTACGGTATCTCGAGCTTGTTGCCTGAATTGTATAACCCTGCGGCCAAGCATGCGACCACTTTCAATGAGAACTTCAGCCGTCAGGTACAGGGTAATTTCTACGGAAAAGTAAAAATTATCGAAGGTTTGGAATTCAAATCTGATTTTGGTTTCAGATGGCAGAATCAGGAGTGGAGAGATTACACCCCTGTAAATTATTTGAGTTCAATGATTCAGAACCCGGTGAACTCGGTAAGCCAAACGGCTTCTTCAGATGCTTACTGGCAGTGGGAGAACGTTTTGACTTATAATAAGAACATCGGTACAAAACATACCATCGGTGGGGTTTTGGGTACATCGATGATCAACAACACGATCAAGACACAAACAGGGTACAGAACCAATATTAACCCAGCAGACTGGAACACCGGTTGGTTGGATAATGGTGCCAACGATCAGTCACAGCGTACCGGCGGCTCCTTCCTGGAGAACAGACTGTTGTCTTATTTCGGTCGTGTGAACTACGATTACGATGAGCGTTATATGTTCACCGCAACCGTTCGTTACGATGGTTCTTCCCGCTTTGGTGAAAACAACCGTTTCGGTGTATTCCCTTCGATCTCTGCAGGTTGGAACGTTCACAATGAAAGCTTCTTCAACAGCAGCATCATCAACCACTTCAAAGTAAGAGGTTCTTGGGGACAGGTAGGTAATGAGGCGATCGGTCGTTTCAACTTCCTTTCAACTGTTGGACAGATGGACGCCAACAATGGTGGTGCTTTGGCCTACCCAATGGGCCCTGATGGCACACCGATCAATGTGATTGTGGTTAACCGTGCTGCCAACCCAGATTTGAAATGGGAAACTTCGGAGCAATCCAACGTTGGGGTTGATTTGGGATTCCTGGATGATAAATTCATGTTCACTACGGAATATTACAACAAGACCACCAAAGATCTTTTGTCTGAGCAGCCTGTTCCTGGTTATGTAGGTCAGCCGAACCCAATGGGTAACATCGGTACCATCCGTAACCAAGGGGTTGAATTGAGCTTGAACTACCGCAAGAACACTGGTGATTTCAACTTTGATATCCGTGGTAACATCGCCTTCAACCGCAATGAAGTAACGGAGTTCAACAACGCCGACGGATTCATCAATGGTTGGAGAAACTTCTATAAATACGATGGCGCAACGCGTATGCAGGTTGGTCATTCATTGCCTTTCTTTGCAGGTTACCAGACCAACGGTATCTTCCAGAACCAACAGGAGATTGAAGATTATGTGAATGCTGACGGCCAACCTATTCAGCCAGACGCACGCCCAGGAGATATCCGCTTTGTGGATACCAACGGTGATGGGGAGATCAGTGCTGATGACTATGTGGATCTTGGAAGTAACATTCCTGATTTTAACTATGGTATCAACTTCAATGCTTCTTATAAAAACTTCGACTTCTCGATGTTCTGGCAAGGGGTTCAGGGCGGAAGCATCCTGAACATCAACCGTCAGTTGCATTTGGGCGCACAAAACTACTGGTCAAGATCGTTGGAACGTTGGACAGGCGAAGGCTCTACCAACAGCTACCCACGTGCAACGCAGCAGGATCCTAACCAGAACTACACACGAATTAACGATATGGTTCACGTAGAGGACGGCAGCTACTTGCGTCTGAAAAACATGCAGATTGGTTATGTTTTGCCAGAGCACATAGCCGCTAAGATCGGCGCCGAGCGTGTACGTGTCTATATTTCAGGACAAAACTTACTGACTTTCACCAAATACACAGGATTTGATCCTGAGGTTGGACAGATGAGTTCATGGAGAAACCAAGGATTGGATATCGGTAATTACCCACAAGCGAGAACCTACCTTTTGGGTGTTAATGTATCCTTCTAA